The following proteins come from a genomic window of Sardina pilchardus chromosome 13, fSarPil1.1, whole genome shotgun sequence:
- the LOC134100119 gene encoding barrier-to-autointegration factor-like, whose translation MSSTSQKHKEFVAEPMGEKSVNALAGIGEILGKRLNEKTVDKAYQVLGKFLFLKKDEERFHDWLKDTCGANSKQQGDCYGCLREWCDSFL comes from the coding sequence ATGTCGTCAACATCCCAAAAGCATAAAGAGTTTGTGGCAGAGCCCATGGGCGAAAAGTCAGTAAATGCTCTAGCAGGCATCGGAGAGATTCTCGGCAAGCGTCTGAATGAGAAGACTGTTGATAAGGCATACCAAGTACTTGGCAAGTTCCTGTTCTTGAAGAAGGATGAAGAACGCTTCCATGATTGGTTGAAAGACACATGTGGTGCCAATTCCAAACAGCAAGGTGACTGCTACGGCTGCCTTCGAGAGTGGTGCGACTCCTTCCTGTAG